The sequence below is a genomic window from Cumulibacter manganitolerans.
CGAGACCGAGGGTCTTCCCTTCGGGGATCTGGAACGACACGTCGTTCACCGCGCGCACGACGCGCGCGGGTTGCAGCAGCGACTTCTTGGTGAACGTCACGTTGAGGTCGCGGACGTCGATGAGCGCGGAGCCGTCCTGCTGGGGTGCTCCGGCGGCCTCGAGGGTTGCGCTGTGCTCGGTCATTTCGCCCCTTCCAGGTCGAGCTCGTCGGTGCGCACGCACCGTGCGGTGCGGCCCTCGCCGACGCTGCGCAGGTCGATCACGCCCGAGGTGCAGATCTCCTCGGCGTACGGGCACCGCGGGTGGAAGCGGCAGCCGTCCGGCATCGCCCACGGCTCGGGCGTGCGGCCGGGGATCGAGGCGAGACGCTGTCCGCGGGGGCCGAGCTGCGGCATCGCGGTCAGCAGGCCCTCGGCGTACGGGTGCTTCGGCTGGACGAAAAGGTCACGTCCCACGGCGGTCTCGACGACCTGCCCTGCATACATCACCACGACCTTGTCGCAGAGCTCCGCGACGACGCCGAGATCGTGGGTGATGAACACGATGCTCGTCCCGGTCTCGTCCCGCATCCGCCGGAGGAGCTCCAGGATCTGCGCCTGCACCGTCACGTCCAGTGCCGTGGTGGGCTCGTCGGCGATGAGCAGCTTGGGCTCGCAGACCAGCGCCATCGCGATCATCGCCCGCTGGCGCATGCCGCCGGAGAACTCGTGCGGGTAGTCGTTCACCCGGCGCGCCGCGTTGGGGATCCCCACCAGGTCGAGCATCTCGGCCGCCCGCCGGGTTGCGGCCGCCCGCTTGCCGCCACGGTGCACCCGCCACGCCTCACCGATCTGGTCGCCGATGGTGAACGCCGGGTTCAGGCTCGTCATCGGCTCCTGGAAGATCATCGAGATCTCGTTGCCCCGGATGTCGCGCATCCGCTGCTCGGAGATCGAGGTGAGGTCCTCGTCGCCGTACCAGATGTGGCCGCCGGAGATCCGGCCCGGCGGAGTGGGGATGAGGCCGAGGATGGAGAGGCTGGTGACCGTCTTGCCGGATCCCGACTCGCCGACCAGGCCGACGATCTCGCCGGGGGCCACGTCGAAGGAGACCCGGTCGACGACGTTCGCCCAGCCATGATCGGTGGCGAAGTCGATCTGGAGCTCGTCCATGCGCAGCAACGGCTTGCCGGCAGCTCGCGGGAGGTCGACGGTCTCTGCGGCGGGGTTCGTCATCTAGTCGCCCTTCCGGGTCTCGCGGCCGAAGCTGTCGCGCAGCCCGTCGCCGATCAGGTTGAAGGAGATGGTGGCGAGCGCGATCGCGACGCCGGGGTAGACGACGAGCAGCGGTGCCTTGCGGATGTCCTCGAAGCCGCGGCCCAGCATGTTGCCCCAGCTGGGAGTCGGCGGAATGACGCCGAGACCGAGCAGGCTGAGCGCCGCCTCCGCGAGCAGCGCCGCCGCGAGCAACAGCGAGATCTGCACCAGGAGGGGGGAGAGGATGTTGGGCAGGATCCTGGTGCGGATGATCCGGAAGGCGCTGGAGCCGATGCTGATCGACGCCTCGACGTAGGTCTCCGCGCGCACCGCGAGGGCGGAGCTGCGCACCACCCGGAACAGGCGCGGCGAGTACACCACGCCGAGGGCGACCATGGCCGTGCTGAGCCCCGGGCCGCGGGCGGCGATGATCGCCATCGCCAGCAGGACGGCGGGGAACGTCATCAGGATGTCGGCGATCCGGCTCATCGCCCAGTCGGTCCGGCCGCCGAAGTAGCCGGCGATCAGCCCGGTCGGGACGCCGACCACGATGGCGATCCCGACCGCGGTAGCGGCGGCCAGCAGCGAGATGCGCCCGGCGAACAGCAGCCGGCTGAAGGTGTCGCGACCGAGCGAGTCGGTGCCCAGCCAGTGGTCGGCGGTGGTGCCGGCGAGCCGGTTCGCCACGTCGATCTGCTCCGGCTTGTACGGCGCGACCAGCGGTGCGAACGCCGACGACAGCACGATGAGCAGCAGCACGACCAGGGCCGCGACGGCGAGCTTGTTGGCGAGGAACCGGCGCAGGAACCGCCGGGTGCCCGGCGCCCTGGGCAGCTCGACGGCAGCGATCGGGGTCGGATCGGCCGACGTCGCGACCATGGCGTCTGGGGTGTGCTCGGGTGTGCTCATGACTGCCGAATCCGTGGGTTGAAGTAGCCGTAGGAGATGTCGACCAGCAGGTTGATGAGCAGCACCATGATGGCGGTGAACAGCAGCACCCCTTGCACCATGGGGAAGTCGCGCTGGAAGACGGACTGGTAGGCCAGCTGGCCCAGACCGGGAAGGACGAACAGGTTCTCGATGACGACGGTGCCGCCGATGAGCCGGTTGGCTTCGAGGCCGAACACCGTCACGACGGGCACGGCGGCGTTCTTCAGGGCGTGCTTGGCGATCACCCGTGTGCGGGCGAGGCCCTTGGCGTTCGCGGTGCGGATGTAGTCCTCGTTCATGACCGTCGCCACGCTGGCGCGCGTCTGCCGCGCGATCACCGCCATAGGGGCGATCGAGAGCGACAGTGCGGGAAGCACGAGATGCAGGAACCATTGGACGGGGTCGTCGGTGAGGTTGACGTAGCCCACGGCGGGAAGGATCTGCGGGTCGATGGCGAACGCGAGGACGAGCATCATGCCGACCCAGAAGTACGGGATGGCGACGCCGATGCTCGCGGTCACCGTCGCCGCGCGGTCGATCCAGGTGCCGGGATGCAGACCCGCGACCAGGCCCAGGGCGACGCCCAGCAGGATCGCGATCAGCAGCGAGACGACGACCAGGGACAGGGTGACCGGCAGCCGGCTCATGATCGAGCTCATGACCGACTCGTGGGTGAACAGGGACTTCCCGAAATCACCCTGGAACGCCGAGCTCAGCCAATCCCAGTAGCGATGGAAGAACGGATCGTTCAGGCCGAGCTGCTCGCGAACCTGGTCGATCTTCTCCTGCGTCGGGTTCTGCCCGGCGAGCTGGGTCGCCGGGTCTCCGGTCAGCAGGATCAAGCAGAAGATCAGAAAGCTGACGACGATCAGCAGCGGGATGGTCGCCGCCAGACGGCGGGTGATGAGCTGGAGCACCGATACCTCCGAAAGGGTGGGGCCAGGACTGGCCTGGCCCCACCGGTCGGGCTACTTCTTCTTGGCCACGCCGCGGAACTGGCGCGTGGCGTCTGCGTAGATCTCGACGCCCATCGTCTTGTCGTTCATCAC
It includes:
- a CDS encoding ABC transporter ATP-binding protein, with product MTNPAAETVDLPRAAGKPLLRMDELQIDFATDHGWANVVDRVSFDVAPGEIVGLVGESGSGKTVTSLSILGLIPTPPGRISGGHIWYGDEDLTSISEQRMRDIRGNEISMIFQEPMTSLNPAFTIGDQIGEAWRVHRGGKRAAATRRAAEMLDLVGIPNAARRVNDYPHEFSGGMRQRAMIAMALVCEPKLLIADEPTTALDVTVQAQILELLRRMRDETGTSIVFITHDLGVVAELCDKVVVMYAGQVVETAVGRDLFVQPKHPYAEGLLTAMPQLGPRGQRLASIPGRTPEPWAMPDGCRFHPRCPYAEEICTSGVIDLRSVGEGRTARCVRTDELDLEGAK
- a CDS encoding ABC transporter permease, with the translated sequence MSTPEHTPDAMVATSADPTPIAAVELPRAPGTRRFLRRFLANKLAVAALVVLLLIVLSSAFAPLVAPYKPEQIDVANRLAGTTADHWLGTDSLGRDTFSRLLFAGRISLLAAATAVGIAIVVGVPTGLIAGYFGGRTDWAMSRIADILMTFPAVLLAMAIIAARGPGLSTAMVALGVVYSPRLFRVVRSSALAVRAETYVEASISIGSSAFRIIRTRILPNILSPLLVQISLLLAAALLAEAALSLLGLGVIPPTPSWGNMLGRGFEDIRKAPLLVVYPGVAIALATISFNLIGDGLRDSFGRETRKGD
- a CDS encoding ABC transporter permease, which encodes MLQLITRRLAATIPLLIVVSFLIFCLILLTGDPATQLAGQNPTQEKIDQVREQLGLNDPFFHRYWDWLSSAFQGDFGKSLFTHESVMSSIMSRLPVTLSLVVVSLLIAILLGVALGLVAGLHPGTWIDRAATVTASIGVAIPYFWVGMMLVLAFAIDPQILPAVGYVNLTDDPVQWFLHLVLPALSLSIAPMAVIARQTRASVATVMNEDYIRTANAKGLARTRVIAKHALKNAAVPVVTVFGLEANRLIGGTVVIENLFVLPGLGQLAYQSVFQRDFPMVQGVLLFTAIMVLLINLLVDISYGYFNPRIRQS